DNA from Magnolia sinica isolate HGM2019 chromosome 19, MsV1, whole genome shotgun sequence:
GCATAAGTGATTTAGTGATAtcatgctatctttagttgtgCATTTATTAGTTTATCATATGTTTGCCACTTGCGCAAGTGATGGAATGAATGAAACATGTcttggacttaccatcttgcgaTCCATATTTGACTTGTGCGGCTTGGATCGCATatctgccttacatggcttggatcgcacattgccttacatggcttggatcacttattcGCCCTTCATGGCTTTGATGGAATATTGTCGCCCTTTTTATCGCTTGTTATATTCGCatattttattgatttttagGTTATTATGCAGAGTTTGTTTGATTTAcgagtggagttgaagttcgtttgtcgattttctagccatcttgcgaagtTTATACGATTTTTGAATGATGCCAGAGTTCCCATATTGATTGTCTTCATCTTGCGGAGTTTAGTCGTACTATGATTTTtcagtggagctgaagttcgcttatcgattttctaaccatcttgcgaAGTTCACGTAATTTTTCAGTGAAGTAGAGGTTTGTatgttgattttctagccatcttacgatattcagtcataccatgattttcgggtggagtcgAAGTTCACCTATCGATTCTCTAGTCATCTTGCGGAattcatgtacgatatgattgtcgggtgaagtagaggtttaaatgttgattttctattaaTTTTATGGAGATCACTTGTATTGTGACTTTCGGGTGGAGCAGgagtttgcttatcgattttctagtcatcttacaGAGTTCACATATAATGTGATTTCCAGGTGCAATAGAAAattgtatgattgattatttgactatttgGACACATTCACTTACATTGCGATTGCGATTATATTTTACTAATGATGAGAATATGTGAGTTGATttaatttttgagtatatgatcatgattatgaattacGTTGTTTAATATATCCATTCTCATTGACTCACAATCTATCCTGGATTAtaaatgatgagtgtgtaatcttagtgGGTGCTCTTCACTGCgatagtcattgacgctatcaaaccgtatcagttgatgcaggtgtaaagcgagccgatgttgttcactggatttctagagcagatcgggtagctgaggagctagacggggtccccacggcccatattgagctccttCATTATatgatagatttttatttttgtttaatgaactttgttatttgggattgtataagtcatgtatgggcactacatttgaatttttatggtgtttggaatgtttttatacaatgcatggtttactccgcCAACATTTACAGttgactctgattaatgataagcggttcaaatttagactgaattttaaaggctaacactcgaatttttagaaaacgagtcatatacttgggtttcgaaaaccagggtgttacacatCCTCTGACAATTCCAATACTTCAACTTGTATTTGCCTTTCAACTTAGATCTATATCATGACTTCCCCTTCTCTCGCTCAAacagatcacttccgcctccgatcaggccttttctggtccatatTAGCCATGAAATTGtatgcaacccactctacattgGGTGaccataaatttcaaattttattagcTAGTGGTGATTGCAAGTGAAACGTACATCATCATACTTAAATCAATACCACACCCTCTCTTCCCACTAAACGGAAGAGCACAAAAGCAAGAGGTGAGCGTACTCGACCATTCACACCATCACAAGccagttggtgtggcccactatacactacaagaaaaaggggctttagcctcggttcaaaactgtggctaaataggttaaaaattgaggctaaagcctttagcctcagttttgcctcggtTATCCAAACTGGGGTTGAAACCCCGGTGGCTAAacgctttagcctcaattttagcaaccgaggctaaattgacttttatagcctcagttcttcaagtgatgctaaaaacctttttagcttcaattttctcgaaatgaggccaaatcaaaattttagcctccattattTTCAACTGAGACTTAATCCAAATTTtaacctcaattgcctccaaccgaagctaaatctatttttaacctcggttctcaacaaccgaggctaaagcctttagccaccggagttgtagtctcagtttaggtaaatAAGGCAAAACTGaaactaaagatagatttagcctttgttgacatcaattgaggctaaaatcaatttctaacatcatttatcaataatcgaggctaaatcatttattttaactcATTCATAAATCTATGCATATTCagtggccattgatcaaatggcttgcatttttgttctcataaGGTAATAACTCATGGAGAAAAACATGAGAATCACACCCacttttcaaattgaaattttagtttctatttggaatagaaatctggggaaaaaaagaaaaagaaaaaagaattcaacaactgaagctttgATCAACCGTCATCATTGGATTCTAATTCAGATTGCTAGATCTTGACTTCAACAACTGAAGCCTCTGGTCCATCTCAGAGAAATCAGCCAACATGTTGGAGCTGTAGTTGGAAGAGTTCTGGTGCGTCATCAGCAGTGGAAGCTTTCCTCTGCTAACGGCCATAATCACAGGATGGATGAATTCAACGTCAGCATAGCTGCTATTTCCAGCAACTTGTTGTTGCAGATTCAAATTAGCTGAACTACCAAGGAACGGATACTGTGCAGCTGAACCTGCCACAAGAAGGAATATAAGCAtccacaacaatcagaaaaaaGATCTTAccagtaagaaaataaaaaaggaaaatgaaaaatagatggtaGCAAAACTGCAAGAATTTGATCCAGTAGATCAATGGTAGACAGGGTGCATTTCAACATTAAGGTCTCAAATTTGAACCTTGCTTACCAGccaatcaacaaaaacaaaagaaaagaaaaagatttttaaaaaataacttgaaACTGCCAATGAAATATCGGCATGTATTCAACAATGAATTATCAGACTTATAGATATTATGTTGCACCAAAAATCCGTGAATCTTGATCTTAGTAATGACACTGCTAGCAAAATAAGGTGAATGTCATTTTCATGGGAATCTACATATGTCGTGGTTACAAAAGGGGATAAAAATGGTCATGCCCCAGGAATCAGAAGTGAAACTAGAAAAAGACCTGATTAGCGAAGCCGACTCCACACCCCAGGAAGATCCTTCCTATAATGAGCATGGCAAGGTTCTGGGCAGCTGCATTTAGCACCACGCCAATGATGAAGAAAATCCCTGCAATGAGCATGGTCAGCCTCCGACCgaggtttcttgtggtgtaggatGTGAAGAAGGTTGAAGTCAAGCCGGCCAGATACAACGATAATGTGAATAGCTGAAGGCCGTGGTTGTCGTATTTGCAGTAATTGCTGTCCATACCAGGATCTTTGGTCTTTCAATAGACAACTGGGAAGAACTTTATCAAGAAGGCGTTCATCGATGTTACTCCACCTGCAACAGAGAAACCAATACACCACCATGTCAGAGGAGTGATTCACAATAATTAGACTTGCATGTTTATTTTATActcaaggccctgtttggtagtcACCCAAAAAAGTGAGTTGATCTAATTGTTCAATGTAACGATTGATTTTATGCATTGGAGATCaaaatctctaatatataattactgCTGTCTAGAGTGAGATTAATTCCTATACAGGTGTTTGGTAACAGAactaagcattttttttttaaaataaagagTTCCAAATGGAacatgtttttaattttttaagttttttttaaaggattgagGGCGATTAATCTCATTGGTAAAAATAAAGAATGCAATGCACTGGAAACAGAAAGGTATGCAAGCAGGCATATTATAGCACTCAACCAGAAACATACACAAGCAGGCACCCACGACACATATGCACAAAAGCATGTTATATGGGTAATCCAATTGTAGCAATGTATCAAAACAGTTATTGAACTGTAGTGAGATTTTTGCCAacttttagattattttttttctaatcacTCCAAAGCATGAACCATGACAACAATGTAAAATGCAGGTAAAACATGTGGTTCTTTGCATCCCCCATATGACATATTATAACCAACCAACATTCCAGATTAGTTCTGCGTCTAACGAATATGGTACATGGAAAAGATGCCTATGAACAATGATAACAATGTAGTTCTCTGCATTGCATGCATAAAGTAGTATAAGTCTACCAACCAACATAACAAGTCAGTTCATCAGAGAAAAagcaaagaaaatagaaataaaaattacatGGAAAAGATGCCAGATCGAATTGGTCTTTGAGTAGATCACTTTCACTGGAAGTAATTGCAGCTTCCCCTGAAGAAAAAGTAAGACGGTGAGATTGCCAGCTTTGCCATCAGCTGACAACTTCCTAAGCTCAGGAATAACAAAGGTGGCTTCTTTTTTATCTCCACTCCCAAACTCAGAGAAAGCTTTCAGAATGCATGTCCTCCTGAGCTGATAAACTGCAGAATGCTGTTGTACAACCACATCAGAGCTTATCCAGAAACAGACAGATAGGCAGCATGCCACAGGAAAATTAAATGACCTATGGAAGCATATACATTTGATATGGCATACCTCTGAAACTGTAATATCAGAAACAGGCTTTGCCAACAGAACATACAAGGGTACTGCATTTTGCACTTGCACTTCATCACTCCCAGTCCCAAGCGATATGGTCATTTGTATTCTATAAGTCAAATGATGGTGATATAGTCAGTGTCCTTAGGTTTGAATGGCTAAAGACAATGATGATACTACATAACAAACATATCAGTTCAGCTACATAAAAGAAAAATGCAAGACCTGTGGCTCAAAATCATCGACCAGAAGGAGGTTCGATGATTTCACATCCCTATGGATAACAGACTAAGCACTACGGCTATGTAGATAATCAAGTGCCTCAGATACATTGATAGCAATCTTATATCTCTGATCCCAACTGAGGACAACATGATCTTTTTTCCCTAACAACACAAATGATGGAAAAGATCAGCAACTGGAAGATTAAATCCAATCTACCTGCAATTTATTCAATAGAGCTGAACAATGTACCATGAAGGTTTTCTTCCAAACTAAGCTGAAAAACTTcaggaacaataattcaaatacaAATATAACCATGCATAATTTACTGCATTACAAATTATGAATAACAGCAAAATGCTTTCACCTCCAAAAGGAATTTCAAGAATAACCCTTTAAATTTTCCCATTTAAATTGGTTATCGAGTACTAATGGTGATCCAAAATTCGACTGAGTTAGACTGACAtggcaagttttagaactatgttgGCTGATAGAATAAAATTTTGTTAATCACCTTAATTACAGAGTTCATGAAGCTAAGTAATACCCTTGCAATtgaaagtgaaaaataaaataaaatcatacaaGATAGCTATCTATAGAAATATGCATAATACATGTTAGTTGGGCAATTGGACTCAACCACAATTCAAAGTGGAACCTGCATAACTAATTCAGAAAATGTACAAACAGTATAAGAATCAACTCAACTTACCTCTGATTCTGAAATCCGTATTTCCTGAATCTGACAGAGCAAGACCAACAACAATTTTCTCGGGTGTAGACAAATGCAATTGCTTGGAGAGACCTTCTAGAAATTTCTCTTCAGGAACTGAATGAACAAAAGCCAGGAAAATGAAAACAACAATAGAAATCAAAATCGCTGCAAATaacagaaaaaataaagatcCAAAGCGAGATAAACTTGCTAGAAATCAAGTATTTTAGAGATTTCATCAAAACCCCAAAATAAAAGGTAGAATCAAACGAAATCAACTGCTGAAAAGAGATCCAACAAGAAGTATCGGCATACAGAGAGAGGAATCCTTCAAAGAAAGAGCGTTTTAGAGCTTTCAAATTACCTGAAAGCAGAAATCTTAGCTGCAGCAGGATCTCAGAAGCTACCGACCCTGAGATCTAATTATTACGAGCTTAATCAAGCTCGTCAAAGTAAAAACCTGATTaacctaaataaaaaaaatcctgagATCTGATTGTCTTTTATGGGAAGATATCGATCTTTCTAGAAACGAtcggggggagagagagaaatcccTTCGAGAAGGGATCGGAAAATCGAAGCTTCTACTGAGCGAATTCCCCAAACAGATCTGAAGGAAGCATCAAATCATAGCATGCAAGCAAAATCAAAGGGAAATTCGACTTCCCATCGGGAGATCGAAGCGAAAACCGAGCGATTCCGATAAAGAACTAAGAAATCAAGCAAAGATCCGTAAATAATTCGATTTAAACCGATTCGGGAAAAAGCTTCAgataatcaaaaaaaaaaaaaaaacgcagcaGAATCTCACTAaacacattcaaaagaaaaagcgAATTCCAACAAGAATACCTGTAAGATCGAGCTTCTTCTTCGATTCGATTCCTCCAATCGAAGATccaaaaagaggaaaagagagattgAATTGCTCGCCTCTGTCTGATCGAAATACCAGTgcttttgattttgatattctcttttcttttttcttttctttttcttctttcaaggaatcgttgagagagagagagagagagagagagagagagaacaaaaggACTCTCTCGTATAAGTTGTAGAAGTGCTACTTGAACAAATCAGGGTCCGGCCCTGACCCGCCCCCCCGCTCAAGTCTGtcctttttagcctcagttttgaaccgaggctaaagcccccttttaaATTCCACGTATTGGatccatggtttggtaatccggACCGTTAGTATGTTGTGATCCAACATGGATGTACAATACACTGAAAATATCCAACGAAAGGGCTAGGATCTTCAAATCTTTGCCATCTATGACAAGGTCCATGAGAGTAATGATCTTGATTACTCACCCTTGGATCCCCAACTAAGGCTAAAAAAGTTGACTTACAGATTTTTGGCTTTAGTTACCCactaactgaggcaaaagggtagacatttggcctcagtttctcaccaactgaggtaaaagggcagacttttcgTCTCAATTGTTCatcaaccaaggcaaaagggtagacttttggcttcAATGCTCACCAACTGAGAcaaaatggtagacttttggcttcaattgctcaccaactgaggcaaaagggcaaacttttggcctAGGCAACAGGCGGacttttttagcctcagttgctcacctaTGAGGCAAAAAGGttaacttttggcctcagtttctcaccaactaaggcaaaatggtagacttttagtctcggttgctcaccaaccaaggcacaagggtagacttttggcctcagttgctcaccaaccgaggcaaaatggcagacttttTGCCTCAGTTTCTGACTAACTGAGATAAAAgtgcagacttttagcctcggttgctcaccaaccgaggcaaaaggacagacttttggctccaatttctcatcaaccgaggcaaaaaatgaacttttaacttcagttcctttacaactgaggctaaaaagcacATTTAGCCTCATTGTTTTGAATCGAGGCTAAAGGCgtactttcttgtagtgatataTAGATCTACTTCCACAAAAGTCAGTTGAATGAAGATATCTCCACACTGGAGCCACGCATGAAGTTTGAAGTAAATTGGACGGAAGATGAAGCCAGATCAGGTTGATGTAGTCATTCGTCATGAATAGGCAAGCGGGGCCCACAAGCATTAGATTTGTTCTGTGAAACACACCAAGACTAAGATGTAGACAATCCGAGGATATCAATAACTTCAAACTCATAAGAAAAAAATCAACGGTGATATCACACATTAAGAGGTCACTCAAATTTTTGAATAGGCTCACCCCAACATTTCAAAATCTAGgccaaagccaaccccaaatttaACCCGTTGACAGCCTGGTGCATGGAGCTcagatggagttttagacttagaatCTAACTCAAACACCCGAAAAAAGTGACTAAATGGTAAATTTACTATTCTactcctactagacttcatggttttcagccaaaaatagcaagtgtacgttattctcttaacttttttaagcccttttcatgttaggAACGACCTCTAccactcaaatgatcaaaagttatactcgaattaaaactaactatttatagtaaaaacgaaattaaatgaGACTTTTGAttgtcgatctaatggaatctcatgAGCAACCCTGCATAGCAAGGTTGGTTAGCTTATGTAGGGTCTCATAccgaaaatcatatataatatgtccaaaaactcatcccagtttgTGAGATAAGACTgctttaaggttttgacggtccgaATCGATTTCcgcctccaatcaggccttctctaattcatctttgccatgaaagtgtctgcaacccactctacatcacagcCCCACAACAAAGCAGTGAAATGGGTG
Protein-coding regions in this window:
- the LOC131235147 gene encoding polycomb group protein EMF2B-like codes for the protein MILSHRIQMTISLGTGSDEVQVQNAVPLYVLLAKPVSDITVSEHSAVYQLRRTCILKAFSEFGSGDKKEATFVIPELRKLSADGKAGNLTVLLFLQGKLQLLPVKVIYSKTNSIWHLFHVQLHSIRSLVVQLI